Proteins from a genomic interval of Paucidesulfovibrio gracilis DSM 16080:
- a CDS encoding DMT family transporter: MDLRGCLYVLAAAFMWGLIGLISQYIFAEGISPLEAAFWRAGFGWVFFLIHALRNGQARISPVDTLPLLCFGLVCISVFYGSYQMAISKNGVALAAVLLYTAPAWVALLSRAVLGEALTPLKLACVVMTVAGVAAISLGPQLTGGGADLDLEPLGLLIGLIAGFTYALYYIFGKKYLTKYDTPTIFVYAMPVGALSLLPFVEFAHKTPTAWILLLLLAAVTSYGAFSAYYAGLKRLEATRAAVLATFEPVVAAVLAYIFFGERFGLWGYGGSILILAAVFLVVVGGIRRGSSSAPARAMISTKHEERK, encoded by the coding sequence GTGGATCTTCGAGGTTGCTTGTACGTTCTGGCCGCCGCCTTTATGTGGGGGCTGATCGGACTCATCTCCCAATACATTTTTGCCGAAGGCATATCCCCGCTGGAAGCCGCATTCTGGCGGGCCGGTTTTGGTTGGGTGTTTTTTCTGATCCATGCCTTGCGTAACGGACAGGCCCGCATATCCCCCGTGGACACGCTCCCGTTGCTCTGCTTCGGTCTGGTCTGCATTTCCGTATTTTACGGATCATACCAAATGGCCATCAGCAAAAACGGGGTGGCCCTGGCCGCCGTCCTGCTCTATACCGCCCCCGCCTGGGTCGCTCTGCTTTCCCGTGCGGTCCTTGGTGAAGCCCTCACCCCGCTCAAGCTGGCCTGCGTCGTCATGACCGTGGCCGGCGTGGCCGCCATCAGCCTGGGACCGCAACTCACCGGGGGTGGCGCCGATCTTGATCTGGAACCGCTGGGACTCCTCATCGGACTGATCGCGGGCTTTACCTACGCCCTCTATTATATCTTCGGGAAAAAATATTTAACCAAATACGATACGCCAACCATCTTCGTCTACGCCATGCCTGTAGGCGCGCTGAGCCTGCTGCCCTTCGTCGAGTTCGCCCACAAGACGCCCACGGCCTGGATCCTGCTCCTGCTCCTGGCTGCCGTGACCTCCTATGGCGCATTCTCCGCCTACTATGCCGGACTCAAACGCCTGGAAGCCACGCGTGCGGCGGTGCTGGCCACTTTTGAACCCGTGGTGGCGGCGGTGCTGGCATACATCTTCTTTGGGGAACGCTTTGGTCTTTGGGGCTACGGCGGCAGCATTCTGATCCTTGCCGCGGTATTCCTGGTGGTGGTCGGCGGAATCCGCCGGGGATCCTCCTCCGCTCCAGCCCGGGCCATGATTTCGACGAAGCATGAGGAACGCAAATGA
- a CDS encoding UvrD-helicase domain-containing protein, with translation MNSELRQIKASAGSGKTFILTRQFLHLLRQAAPETEGFVCKRGVPSGHCWPEILAATFTNKAAAEMKERVVSALKRTALQCDGGQSADWPKEQAREMLERILRRYQRLNIRTIDSLLNMLLRMFALDAGIPPDFELAFEDEELFASVLERFQAACTEENSPERLLLEHALDILLREEQSEGFWVADKIRKRLREIMLHLRQSGNSLCTNQDELSELLRPAHKSMIQATVALEKRLVDKGIQSDKRFLTFLGKCRDTAFRQAAPHTSAYAAKEDLTPCVVKASRPLLEPEDDILYARFKETLARYGREQAIVSGAIHLAPCVLLAWQLSEKLSDIERERGQILGQGLSRLVRDQLEQGGGAPDAFCRLGGRLHHLLIDEFQDTSLDQWAAVTPLAEECLSKGGSLFYVGDVKQAIYGWRGGDAELFDEIRTRPELDSVAAKNHTDQLPHNWRSSERVVAFNNFFFTRLADPDLNADLASQCLSNKATADQTAELARTLSTEFQDAHQSMPPEQKAAPKPGGFVRIERLPGSDDRTEMEQEALDAMARYLLENVRPRRPWSDMAILVRSHDHAALVCDRLVSAGVPVITENSLQLDRHPVVRELAALLRFLEHPHDDLALAELLLGGNLLAPPPGLSPELGTTAMHDWLSGLERGPGRLPLWKAVQRDHSALWEYAFRPFANKSGLLTPYDLIAEMLTFFQISERHPGAELYVRRFQEVAHRAAEQGMGSLATFLDFWEKKSGEEKVPLPENVDAVRIMTIHKSKGLEFPVVFTPFLFWPWPTSPELIEVELRGRRVLTRLKSDLTEEYQAKTRRGVLEDLHLLYVTWTRAREELYAWFPQKRPRQKSPATKAIDLVLDLPDTEHVFSYGEAPLPTDQTAPSEAAAMDECTPGVPARHVDPPHDQPPSWQARLRVYRHMEQEVADLTARLRGDVAHKAMECIRLSQNTLDAPTPNAIRLAAEQATQNAMLHFPILATIDEGEREELRTQVTDMTFWALDHHELRPALALGRHEPDMVGIGDTPDSPDLKRPDLVYFGPSKTVILEFKTGGRDAAHAPQLGAYQAMLEQWDPATPIRALLVYLDLHAVDAVPGSTKSREAH, from the coding sequence ATGAATTCGGAATTACGTCAGATCAAGGCTTCGGCAGGGTCGGGAAAAACCTTCATCCTGACTCGACAATTCCTGCATTTGCTACGGCAAGCCGCCCCGGAAACCGAAGGGTTTGTCTGCAAGCGCGGCGTTCCCTCGGGCCACTGCTGGCCGGAAATACTGGCCGCGACATTTACCAACAAAGCCGCCGCGGAAATGAAGGAGCGGGTTGTAAGCGCATTGAAGCGCACTGCCCTGCAATGCGACGGCGGACAAAGCGCGGACTGGCCCAAGGAACAGGCCCGGGAGATGTTGGAACGCATCCTGCGCCGTTATCAACGGCTGAACATCCGCACCATCGACAGCCTGCTAAACATGCTCCTGCGCATGTTCGCTCTGGATGCCGGCATTCCGCCCGACTTTGAACTGGCCTTTGAAGACGAAGAATTGTTCGCCTCGGTTTTGGAGCGTTTTCAGGCGGCCTGCACGGAAGAAAACTCCCCGGAACGCCTCCTTTTGGAACATGCGCTCGACATACTGCTCCGGGAAGAACAATCCGAAGGGTTCTGGGTGGCGGATAAAATCCGCAAACGCCTACGGGAAATCATGCTTCACCTGCGCCAGTCGGGCAATTCCCTTTGCACGAATCAGGACGAACTGTCCGAACTGCTGCGCCCCGCTCATAAATCCATGATCCAGGCGACCGTTGCCCTGGAAAAACGTCTTGTGGACAAAGGCATTCAAAGCGACAAAAGATTTTTAACATTTCTCGGCAAGTGCCGGGATACCGCCTTCCGGCAAGCGGCTCCACACACCTCGGCCTACGCCGCCAAGGAAGACCTCACGCCATGCGTCGTCAAAGCATCCCGCCCTCTTCTGGAACCGGAAGACGATATCCTGTATGCCCGATTCAAGGAAACACTGGCGCGATACGGACGAGAACAGGCCATCGTGTCCGGGGCCATCCATCTGGCTCCCTGCGTACTTTTGGCCTGGCAGCTTTCTGAAAAACTTTCTGACATCGAACGGGAACGAGGCCAGATTCTCGGACAGGGATTGTCGCGTCTGGTCCGCGACCAACTCGAACAGGGCGGCGGCGCCCCGGACGCCTTCTGCCGTCTGGGCGGCCGTCTGCACCACCTGCTCATTGATGAATTCCAGGACACCAGCCTCGACCAATGGGCCGCAGTCACCCCTCTTGCCGAGGAATGTCTGTCCAAGGGCGGCAGCCTCTTTTACGTTGGCGACGTCAAACAGGCCATCTACGGCTGGCGCGGCGGAGACGCGGAACTTTTCGATGAAATCCGGACCCGGCCGGAGCTGGACTCCGTAGCAGCAAAAAATCACACGGACCAACTGCCCCACAACTGGCGCAGCAGCGAACGGGTGGTGGCCTTCAATAATTTCTTTTTCACCCGGCTGGCCGATCCCGACCTCAACGCGGATTTGGCAAGCCAATGCTTAAGCAATAAAGCAACGGCAGATCAAACCGCAGAACTGGCACGCACGCTTTCTACAGAATTTCAGGACGCACACCAATCCATGCCGCCGGAACAAAAGGCCGCGCCCAAACCAGGTGGCTTTGTTCGGATCGAGCGTCTCCCTGGAAGCGACGACCGCACCGAAATGGAGCAGGAGGCTCTCGATGCCATGGCCCGATACCTGCTTGAAAACGTGCGCCCCCGAAGGCCATGGAGTGACATGGCCATCCTGGTCCGCTCCCATGATCACGCTGCCCTGGTTTGCGATCGGCTGGTCTCGGCCGGCGTCCCCGTCATCACGGAAAACAGTCTCCAATTGGACCGTCACCCGGTTGTACGCGAACTTGCGGCGCTGCTGCGTTTTTTGGAACATCCACACGATGATCTGGCCCTGGCGGAACTCCTGCTCGGGGGCAATCTTCTTGCCCCACCGCCGGGTTTGTCCCCCGAGCTAGGCACCACGGCCATGCATGACTGGCTTTCCGGCCTAGAGCGCGGTCCAGGACGGCTCCCTTTGTGGAAAGCAGTGCAGCGGGACCATTCCGCCTTGTGGGAATATGCCTTCCGTCCCTTTGCCAACAAAAGCGGTCTGCTCACTCCCTACGACCTGATTGCGGAAATGCTGACTTTTTTCCAAATCTCGGAACGCCACCCCGGAGCGGAACTGTATGTTCGCCGCTTTCAGGAGGTGGCCCACCGCGCTGCCGAACAGGGCATGGGCTCCCTGGCCACTTTTTTGGACTTTTGGGAAAAGAAAAGCGGTGAGGAAAAGGTTCCCCTGCCGGAAAACGTGGACGCCGTTCGCATCATGACGATCCATAAATCCAAAGGGCTGGAATTCCCCGTGGTCTTCACCCCCTTCCTGTTCTGGCCCTGGCCAACGTCCCCGGAACTCATCGAAGTGGAGTTACGCGGCCGCCGGGTTCTGACGCGGCTCAAAAGCGACCTGACCGAAGAATATCAAGCCAAAACACGGCGCGGAGTATTGGAAGACCTGCACCTGCTCTACGTAACCTGGACCAGGGCACGAGAGGAATTGTATGCTTGGTTTCCCCAAAAACGCCCCCGGCAGAAAAGCCCGGCAACCAAAGCTATCGACCTGGTCCTGGATCTGCCGGACACGGAACATGTCTTTTCCTACGGAGAGGCGCCCCTGCCCACAGACCAAACAGCACCTTCCGAAGCTGCGGCTATGGATGAATGCACACCAGGTGTCCCCGCCCGGCATGTGGATCCGCCCCATGATCAACCGCCCTCATGGCAGGCACGTTTACGCGTTTATCGACACATGGAGCAGGAAGTAGCCGACCTCACGGCCCGATTACGCGGCGATGTAGCGCACAAGGCCATGGAATGCATCCGACTCTCCCAGAATACGCTGGATGCCCCGACCCCGAACGCAATCCGGCTCGCCGCGGAACAAGCAACCCAAAACGCCATGCTGCACTTTCCCATTCTGGCCACGATCGACGAAGGGGAGCGGGAGGAGCTGCGCACCCAGGTAACGGACATGACGTTCTGGGCCTTGGATCACCACGAATTGCGTCCCGCCCTGGCTCTGGGGCGACATGAACCAGACATGGTGGGAATTGGAGACACCCCGGATTCCCCGGACCTCAAACGACCGGACCTGGTGTACTTCGGCCCCTCAAAAACCGTGATTCTTGAATTCAAGACCGGCGGGCGCGATGCCGCACATGCCCCCCAGCTGGGTGCCTATCAAGCCATGCTTGAACAATGGGATCCGGCCACGCCGATACGCGCACTGCTCGTTTATCTGGATCTGCATGCCGTGGATGCCGTCCCCGGTTCGACCAAATCAAGAGAGGCTCACTGA